In Leptotrichia sp. OH3620_COT-345, one DNA window encodes the following:
- the trmB gene encoding tRNA (guanosine(46)-N7)-methyltransferase TrmB: protein MKKDEIKEESNEIERKKGEVWKYFFERPKKNYNKYMYEMVEYPEYLIYDNEEVKKNKGKWNEFFGNNNGIYLEIGCGSGNFTVGNAEKFKDRNYIALELRFKRLVLGARKSEKRNLKNILFIRKRGETILDFIGKDEISGIYINFPDPWEGEERKRIITKELFEKLDIILKNGGKLYFKTDHQKYYEDVLELVSELDGYEMCYRTDDLHNTEKAAENIKTEFEQMFLSKHNMNIKYVEIIKK from the coding sequence GAAAGTAATGAAATTGAAAGAAAAAAAGGAGAAGTATGGAAATATTTTTTTGAAAGACCTAAAAAGAATTATAATAAATATATGTATGAAATGGTAGAATATCCGGAATATTTAATATATGATAATGAAGAAGTCAAAAAAAATAAAGGAAAATGGAATGAATTTTTTGGAAATAATAACGGAATATATTTGGAAATCGGTTGTGGAAGCGGTAATTTTACAGTAGGAAATGCTGAAAAATTTAAAGACAGAAATTATATTGCATTGGAATTAAGGTTTAAAAGACTTGTACTGGGAGCACGAAAATCTGAAAAAAGAAACCTTAAAAATATACTATTTATAAGAAAAAGAGGAGAAACAATACTTGACTTTATCGGAAAGGATGAAATATCCGGAATATATATCAATTTTCCTGATCCATGGGAAGGAGAAGAAAGAAAAAGAATTATAACTAAAGAGCTTTTTGAAAAATTGGATATTATTTTAAAAAATGGAGGGAAACTTTATTTTAAAACAGACCATCAGAAATATTATGAAGATGTACTTGAACTTGTGAGTGAACTTGACGGATATGAAATGTGTTACCGTACTGATGATTTACATAATACTGAAAAAGCTGCTGAAAATATAAAAACTGAATTTGAACAGATGTTTTTGAGTAAACATAATATGAATATAAAATATGTTGAAATAATTAAAAAATAA